GATGGACGCATTGTCTCAATTGAGGAAAAGCCGAGAAGACCGAAAAGCAAATACGCGGTGACAGGAATCTATCTTTATGACTCGACCATTTTCGAAGCCGTAAAGAGCATCCAGCCCTCGGCCAGGGGTGAACTCGAAATCTCAGATGCCCATCAGTACCTCCTTGACAGGGGGCTTCATGTCACATATTCCGAAATAACCGGCTGGTGGAAAGATACGGGGAAAGCATCGGACCTGCTGGAAGCCAATCGTTTGGTTCTTGACAACCTGGCAGGTTCAATTGACGGGGAAGTGGACGAGAAATCTACGATTAGTGGAAGGGTCGTCCTGGGAAAAGGGAGCAGGCTAACTGGCAGTACCGTGCGCGGTCCAGCCATTATTGGAAAGAATACGGTTATTGAGAAAGCGTATATAGGTCCATACACCTCCATTGCGGATGGGTGTCGAATTGTGGGAAGCGAGGTGGAGTATTCCATCATCATGGACGATTCAACGATTGAACACGTTGCACTTCGCATCGAAGCTTCTCTTCTTGGGCATGAAGTTAAGATCGAGCGAGCCGATACTAAGCCAAAGAGTCACCGTTTCCTCATTGGGGATCAAAGTCGAGTTGAGTTGTCTTGATGATTGAATCTCTCGATTCGGCGAAGGGGCAACCTCAGAATGATGTCAAAAGAGTTGCATTCCACACACTGGGATGCAAGTTGAATTTTTCA
Above is a genomic segment from Candidatus Neomarinimicrobiota bacterium containing:
- a CDS encoding glucose-1-phosphate thymidylyltransferase yields the protein MKALVTAGGHGTRLRPITHTKNKHLIPIANKPMLMYALEYIRDAGISQVGIVVNEDDREIETLFGTGKELGISITYIPQEAPLGLAHVVKTSEPFIGREKFIFYLGDNILVGGIGKFIKEFESNGSNCHLVLSRVPDPQRFGVPEVVDGRIVSIEEKPRRPKSKYAVTGIYLYDSTIFEAVKSIQPSARGELEISDAHQYLLDRGLHVTYSEITGWWKDTGKASDLLEANRLVLDNLAGSIDGEVDEKSTISGRVVLGKGSRLTGSTVRGPAIIGKNTVIEKAYIGPYTSIADGCRIVGSEVEYSIIMDDSTIEHVALRIEASLLGHEVKIERADTKPKSHRFLIGDQSRVELS